The DNA segment ATGACTTCATAGCTAACCAGAAAAGTTTGATACAAGATTACGATGCACATAAATCTGAACCTGATGATGCTGAGCAGATGTTGAAAAGAGGACTTAAATCACTGACCAAATCTTTAAACCAGTTCATTGAGAAGAATAACCCGAGGAAACCACCATAAACTGTTCATTCAAATTTATTTATTTAACAAAAAATTTTATTTGTTTAAGAAATTATTTATCTAAGAAATTATTATTTTTTTTGCATAACTAAAACTTTTTGAATTAAAACCTTTAGATATTAAGAGTTTTAAGAAACTAAAACATTCTTCCATTGATTTTTAAAGCTACTTTCTTCGCTTATTTTTTGCTGGAAATCCATTTTTATCTGTCCTTTTTGTTACATAATTTATAGATCAAAACTCATAAAAATAATGTGAAGGAGGTTTGAGACATATGGGTGAAATAGAGTTCAGCATGGAGAACATTAAAAAATGCATGTGCACAAAGTGCGATGTGCAACTAAAAAGCCAGTGCGTCAGGGACAAAGAAAAGATCCTGCTTGAAATAACCATGCAGGATCTGGACAGTCCCATGATGATGGGACCAGACAGGGTTCCGGGACTGTACTGTTCAACAGGTCAAGCCACTTGCAAAGATATTGACACCAAAAAGGTTTGTAAATGCAGTACATGTCCAATATGGTCTGAGTATGAGCTTTTAAACTGTGAACCAATGGCTTATTTTTGCAGGGATGGTAAAACCATGAAGAAATAGCTTCTAAAACTTAGATAAGATCGCAGGTAGTTCATATAAAAAAAAAATGATCTTAGACCATTTTTGTTAAAAAAAATAAAAAAGTAATAATTTAAATCTATTTAACGTACTGTTTCACGTTTTTTCTTATTATAGCTGAAGCTCCGTAACTTTTAACTCCCTTGAGCATTTCTGGAAACTTGATCTTAGGAATTAAAACGTTGACCTGGGAGAAGTTTTTACCCTGAACAACTGTGGGTTCGTCTGAGCAGAAACCATTGGATACTAAAAAGTCCTTAACTTCATCCACCTTTTCATTTGATATGTTGAACTTCACATCGAAGTACTTCCTGGCTTTTATTGCACCGAAGAGCTGTTCGAAGATCATCTTTACCTTATCTTCCTTGAATCCACAGCAGCTTGGTCCTGCGTAGAGTCCTGCACTTGATTCCATTATGGTTTCAAGTTCCCTGAGACCTGCTTTGCGGAGGCTGTTTCCTGTCTGGGTGTTGTCAACGATTATGTCAGCACCCTTGGCTATGTATACCTCTGTTGCACCGTCTGAGTTGATTATCTGAACCCTCTCATTTTCACCATCAACAAGTCCCCTGACCTGTACAATTGGGCTGATTTCACCAAATATTTCCCTGTAACCCTCGTTGTTCATGAAGTGCTGTTTTGTGAGGTTTGGATATTCTGTGAAGCACAGTATTGGTGTTTCACGTTCCTTGTTTACCCTGAAAAACTCCGTAAGGGAAGTGTAGGGTGAATCGTTGGGAACTGCCACTATGAGTCTTGTCTGTCCATAATCAAGGTCACCTACCTTTTTTATGGCTCCTTCACTGTTTACAGATTCTTCCTTTACCCAGTCCTCACCTATGATTGCGATGTCCAGCATCTGCCGGACAAGTTCCAAAGGAGCGCTTTGAGGTCTTGTTAAGAATGCTCTGATTTCAGGATCGTTGGATATGTTGATCTCGTTGGATTCATTGCCAGGTTCATATCCTCTAACTTCATAACCTGCATCAACGAATAACTGATGAGTGTTTCCCCTGTTTACATTGTTTAAACTCCCTTTTGGGAGACCTAGTACTATCTTGTCCATATTACCACCAAAATGTATGATCTACTAACTTAATATATCTCACATAGATATAAACATGAAATATTCAAAAACAGATATTGCTAGGGACGATCTTGTTAAAGAGTTTTTCCTTTCAAAAATCAAAAAGTGAGATAAACCCAGTTATTCTTTTTCTTTGGATTGAGAATTTAATTGTTTTAATTCTCGATAAATGAGTTCATTCTGTTTAATTAAAATTTTATTCTGATCTATTAAAGCTTTAAACCCTGCTCCAATCATTTGTTGAGTAGCATTGAAACTTAATAATGTACCAATACGCATCCATTTTGTACCTGCTTCATGATTGGCTAAATTGTTCATGTCACTATAAATGCTTGATATTATCTGCGCTTCACTATCATTAGGGCGAAATAATGCTCCCTTGGGCACAGTAGGTGGAATTGTTGACCCTGTTCGTGATAAAGAGTTATTGCCGCCTCCCGGAGTCCCTACTGTAACATTTTGTGCCCTCAATGCATCTCTTTGTTTTTCAAAATTCCTTCTATCAGATGAAAAAGAAAACCAATTAAACTCTTTTCTTTAAAATGATCATTCAATTTCCATTTTAAATAATTTTTATGAAAATAAAATGAATATTAAAATTAAAAGCTCCAGATATTCAGAGCCGTTTTTGCAAGTTCAGATGATCTATCTTGTATCTGTTTTTTACCCCATTCTTTTTGTTGAGATAAGTGACGATTTAATTTTAGTCCACTATTTTTGAATCCATTTGGATGGTCCTTTTTCTCTTTAAATGTTTTATTAGAATACTCTTGGTTGTAACCAGTTAAGGTTAGATTACCGATAGATTCTAGATACTTATTATGTATAAATTCCCACTCTTCACCTAACTCTTTTTTCCACTCTTTATCAATATTTTGAGGCATAATATGCTCAATTTGCATTTCATTTAATTTTACCATTTCTTTATTTTCAGGGTATCGTTCTATTTCTTCGAGTATGTATCTGAAAACTTTTTTGTAAGAATTACTTTCTTTTAGGCATTTTCTAAACTCATTTCTCTCAGGCATTCTTTGCGTTCCAGCTCCATTAGCTAATGTTTCTTTTAAAGATTGGCTTATGTTAGATTTATCTAGTAACCCATATATTCTTGGGAAATATGAATTCAATGCATTTACTGGAATACCACAAACATTCCTTCTTACCACAAAAGTTTCAATTGCGTGCAAACATTCGACAAAATCTTCTATAAAGAAATTTACATTTGGATTTTTATAATCATCATATAATTTAAGAAGTAGGGGGTAAGCAGTAGTACTGTCGAGACGTTTAAATTTATCGAAATAAACTCTTAATTCTTGCTCTTTCTCAGTTTTAGGGTACAAAAATTTACTATAATATTCAGCAAATCGTTTAAGTCTTTTCATTATCTTAATGACACCCTCTTGAGTCATGGCATTCTTATCTAGGAATTCTTTAAATGTTGTGTATAATCTATTGAACGTTGGCAAGTTTCCATTCATGGCTAAATAATGTCTTATGAAACTATCCATTTTCTTGTCTCGGACTTGCCTTTTACTTTCAAATTCTTCATCTCCCTCTATTAATGTATGTAGAGGTAACCATACGTTTTTATAAGATTCTTCCTGATTTTTTGGATTTAATTTCATAAATAAATAATTTCGAACTAGATCTGATTGGGTTAGTGGAACTCCTGTCCCGTTAAGGGTTTCAAATATTAAATAAGGATCATCATTTTCTTCTAAAGTGATATCAACGATGGAGAAATTGGATAAAATAATATTTTTAATCAAGTCTAATCTTTCAATTTCATTTATTCCCTCAAATTTTTCCGTAAAAAAGCTATAAGTCTCGAAGATTCGGTTTTTTGATTCTTTGATTTCGTTCCCTTCCATAATGCTAAAAAATGTATTTCGATCGTTCTGAGTAGGTATTAATTTATATTTATGGTGAGGATGATGTTGATTCAGTAGGTAGTAATCATCAATTTCAAATTTAGCTATATGTTCTGGATTTAATTCTGTTATTCTTTGTCTAATAGTAGCTAGTATGATATAGATTGTAGTCAATCGTTGTTGTCCATCTACTACAGTAAATTCTGAAACAGTAGAAGCACCCCCATTTGTAAGCATAGTTACAAATGAACCAAAAAAGTGATGTTCCATTTTATAATAATTAGTTTCTGTTTCTTGTATGTCCTCCCACAATCTCTCTAAATCTTTTTTACCCCAAACGTATTCCCTTTGAAATAAAGGAACTATGAATTGTTTACTACCTTCTAAAAAGACTCGAATCTGAGTATCATTTGCTTTCATGTTATATCCCTCTAGAATTTTGGAATGCTTTCCCACTAACTTAACTATTTTTTTCATTCAAGATGATTCAACATTATTATCGTATTAAATAAATTTTAATATATAAAGTAAATAGAATTTTATGGAATTGTAAAATCTTTTTTTGAATGAAGATAATTAAAAATTGGGCAGTATAATATTATATTTAATCTTTATACGTCAAAAACACGATTAATGTGGAGTTATAGGTTCACATACTCAAATATAGAAATAAATGGGAGCAGTGAAGTCCCAATTAACAAAGTTACAAAATCATTCGAGGGCGTGATTAATGGTTTTGGAGATATTAAAATAAATTCTGGAGAAATAGGAAAAGCTAAAATTTATGGATCTGGGACTATCAATGTAAATATTAAAGTTGATAAAGCAGAATTAATTCAGTGCGGGAGTGGAAATATCTTTGTTAAACATGTTACTGAAAGTTCTATAGAACCTCATCAAGATCAGGGACCGTTAATGTTGGTTCAATGGGTTAAATTCAATGTTTTCTTTATTTTCTGTTTTTGACAGTTTCAACCGGATCAATTACATGGAAATGGGCCTTGGTCAAAAATAAGTGGTTGCCACTGTTGCCCAAAAAATATCATCAGACTTAAAAGTTTAAAGTATTATATTCTAGTGAAGGGAGTGATAATGTATGTTAACGTATACAGGATCTTCAGAGGATAGTCCTTTAAGGATTGAAGAAATTGGAGAAAAGGGAGCTAAAAGTTATATTCCAGATTCTTTGTATTTTAGGGAAGATAAACTTCCAGAGGATCGTATTGATTTAGTTAAAGAGATTATGGAAGAATCTTTGGATGAAGAGCCAGATTTTATGGATAAAGATGTTTTATTAGAGATTGTACCAAATCTTAGTAAATCTTTTGTCATAATTTCTTTAGATATATCAGATATTACTGGGGACAAATCAGAAGAATTGGAAAAATATCGGAAAACTTTTGAGGAGCTTTATAATAGGCTCGTTCCAAGGTATTTATTGAAATAATTAATATTTTTAATACTTTTTCTTATTCAGTAATCAAGTTAATTAATAGAACAGGGTTATGATTAAAAATGGTTAGAATTGAAAGTGAAGATTTAAAAGATTATCTCAAAGATATATACCAAAAAGAGGGCCAAAACGTTTCATTATACAAATTAATGGGTTATATAGAAGAGCTTGAAGAGAACTAATTAGAACGCTTTGAAGTAGAATTAGAACGAAATAAAGAAGGTTTAAACTTCAATTTCAATATTGGAGGAACAGTGTATAACTATTTAGTCCCTCAAGAATACATAGAACATACTATCCTAAATTTAACTGGAAGAGACCATATCATCAAAGAGGTATTCCCTCAAATGTTCCAGGACGTAATTATCCAACTATTTTGTAAGCATGACCGACATTTTGACACTTGGAAAATGTATGATAAAATAAATGAATGGTTTGAGCAGTCTTTAAGTGTTTTAACAGTACCTGAAGAGTAGATTTGACCATAAAAGATAATTTTAGACTTTTAATAACTCCTTATATATATTGTTTCATCTAAATCTTTTAAAGCCTTTTGTAGTTGATCATCTATTTCTTTAAAATAAATTTCTATTTCATCATCATTGGGGAGTCTTGATCCCGCATGTAGAGGAACACAATCACTTGTATATTTGTTCTTCCTTGTATAATCATAAAAATCTAGGATTGCTTTTTTAAGTTCTTTTGGAAGATAATAAAATTCATCTGGAGTCTCTCTAATCACTCTTAATCTTTTACATAAATGTTTATTTTTAAAACGATCATCTGGTAAATTATTGTACTCGAAAAATGCAGTCTCCACTCCTAAAACAGCATTACTTTTTTTATCAAAGATCAATTCTTCCCTTAAATTTTCTTTGGCTGAATCTAATTGTTGATTTAAATTTTTTTTCTGCACTTTTAATTGTTTATCCAATCTTCTTTCTGCTGATTTTAGTTGTTGATTTAAATTTTTTTTCTGCTCTTTTAATTGTTTATCCAATCTTTTTTCTGCTGCATCCAATTGATCTTGGTTTCTAATGTTGTTTCGATAATTAGAGTATAATGTACCCGTTATTGCAAGCCCTGCTGTTAATAAAGCGATCGAATTTCCTATGCTAAAACCAGCATAAACTCCTAAGAGATTAACGAAAATTAAAGACAGTGGAATTATGAATGAAAGACTAATTATTATAATATTTTGTATATTCCAAAAAGAATTTTCTATTTTTTTAGATTTTGATTCCATTTGGAATCCCATCCGATTATTTTAAATTAATTTAATTATATTACATTATGTCACTTATTTCTTAAATAATTATCATAGGTATATAATATTTAACAGTAGATATGCTGTTTAAGCAATATTATTACCCTGTAAAGTAAATTTTTAATTCGAAAGTTTGGCGTACTGGCGAAGATGGAAGAATTAACCTAATTAAAGTTCATTGTTCTGTTAGATCCAATGAATCAAGTTCTTCAACAAGTTCATGAGCCCGTAAGGTTAATTCACAAGCTTTAACAGGATCCTCATCCTTATCGGATCAGTACTATTCTACACGTCTTTGATTTCAGTTTTGAGATCATCCATGATCTCTTTTTAGTGGTTTACTAATAAATCCAAAATCTAATATTACTTTTTAAATAAATAAGGCATAAAAAATGGTAGTAAATACAACATTTTTAATGTATTACTTTGTCCATGTTTAAACGAAATAAAAATTAGGATATAAATTTTTCTATATCTTCCTAGGTTTTCTATATCTTCCTAGGGAAGGTTCCAAAGGAATTCTTAATTCTCCAGATCAAAATTCTACAAATAAAAAAAAAATGAAGGGTGAATTGTAAAAAATAAAAAAATTAGAGATTTTCTTAGTTACTACTGAAATCGTAAACTTCTTCGTAGGGCTGCAGGATAACGAATCCTTCTCCTTCAAATTTCATCTGGTAGGTTTCACCGCTGTCTTTGCCTATGAGTGTTTTGAAGTCTATGTTGGTTTTGAGGGACGGGCTTAATCCTCCAGACCATGCAACTGTTGCATTTGGATCAGTCATTACAGGCTGACCTGGTTTTACCTCAAGTGTCATTGGAGTGTAGTGGGTTGTTATTGCCACCATTCCTGTTCCCTCAAGTTTTATGTTGAAGAGTCCTCCTGACATCATGCTTGAGCCATGGCTCATGATCTTTATGTCCCATTCAATTCCATCCTCAAATGCAAGAACATCGTTTCCATTGACGTATATCCTTTCATTTTGAAGGTTCAAAATAGTAACATTTTTACCGTTATCAGCCATGTAAACATGCCCATGCCCGTCAACCTTCATCATGGTGGTGGCTTCCCCTGTAACTGCCTTTTTCACGAATTTTCCAAGACCGTGTTCAAGGGATCCCTCCCTCTTGAAGTTCACATCCCCGGTGTATGCTATCATAGCACCCTTCTTTGCCCATACTCTCCCATTTAATTTAACATCAAGCAGATAATTGTTTTCAAGTTCAAAGGTTTCATCACCTGCATCCTTCTGCATGGTGTTCCTAACAAATTCATTTACTGAATATTTACTTTTGATTTCCTGATTTTGACAGGATATTTGAGATTGAACTTCATTTTCAAATGAATTTAGTTCAGTGCTTACGTTTTCCCCACAATTGGGGCAGAATTTTGCATTTACAGAGTCAGTTCCACAATTTGGACAGTACATATCTATACACCTCAAAGAATTTAATAAGAAAAGTTAGATGAACTGCTTAATATAATTATCCAGTGTAATACCATTACAAATGGTTAAAAAACAGTTTGAAGAACTACCAAAAAAACTGCCCATAAAATGAATTCTGAATCTGCAATTGAACATAAATTTGTCCATGATTTATTATTTAAATTATTGCACGATTTTTTTAAGTAATATGCTGTGTAGAAATAGAATATTATTAATGAGAGAGTTATTGAAGGAATTATTTTAAGGTAAACACCAATTATCAGGGGTATGAATGCTGCAAAGTTCAGAATA comes from the Methanobacterium aggregans genome and includes:
- a CDS encoding DUF2769 domain-containing protein; translated protein: MGEIEFSMENIKKCMCTKCDVQLKSQCVRDKEKILLEITMQDLDSPMMMGPDRVPGLYCSTGQATCKDIDTKKVCKCSTCPIWSEYELLNCEPMAYFCRDGKTMKK
- the hisG gene encoding ATP phosphoribosyltransferase, encoding MDKIVLGLPKGSLNNVNRGNTHQLFVDAGYEVRGYEPGNESNEINISNDPEIRAFLTRPQSAPLELVRQMLDIAIIGEDWVKEESVNSEGAIKKVGDLDYGQTRLIVAVPNDSPYTSLTEFFRVNKERETPILCFTEYPNLTKQHFMNNEGYREIFGEISPIVQVRGLVDGENERVQIINSDGATEVYIAKGADIIVDNTQTGNSLRKAGLRELETIMESSAGLYAGPSCCGFKEDKVKMIFEQLFGAIKARKYFDVKFNISNEKVDEVKDFLVSNGFCSDEPTVVQGKNFSQVNVLIPKIKFPEMLKGVKSYGASAIIRKNVKQYVK
- a CDS encoding DUF262 domain-containing protein, with amino-acid sequence MKANDTQIRVFLEGSKQFIVPLFQREYVWGKKDLERLWEDIQETETNYYKMEHHFFGSFVTMLTNGGASTVSEFTVVDGQQRLTTIYIILATIRQRITELNPEHIAKFEIDDYYLLNQHHPHHKYKLIPTQNDRNTFFSIMEGNEIKESKNRIFETYSFFTEKFEGINEIERLDLIKNIILSNFSIVDITLEENDDPYLIFETLNGTGVPLTQSDLVRNYLFMKLNPKNQEESYKNVWLPLHTLIEGDEEFESKRQVRDKKMDSFIRHYLAMNGNLPTFNRLYTTFKEFLDKNAMTQEGVIKIMKRLKRFAEYYSKFLYPKTEKEQELRVYFDKFKRLDSTTAYPLLLKLYDDYKNPNVNFFIEDFVECLHAIETFVVRRNVCGIPVNALNSYFPRIYGLLDKSNISQSLKETLANGAGTQRMPERNEFRKCLKESNSYKKVFRYILEEIERYPENKEMVKLNEMQIEHIMPQNIDKEWKKELGEEWEFIHNKYLESIGNLTLTGYNQEYSNKTFKEKKDHPNGFKNSGLKLNRHLSQQKEWGKKQIQDRSSELAKTALNIWSF
- a CDS encoding AIM24 family protein yields the protein MYCPNCGTDSVNAKFCPNCGENVSTELNSFENEVQSQISCQNQEIKSKYSVNEFVRNTMQKDAGDETFELENNYLLDVKLNGRVWAKKGAMIAYTGDVNFKREGSLEHGLGKFVKKAVTGEATTMMKVDGHGHVYMADNGKNVTILNLQNERIYVNGNDVLAFEDGIEWDIKIMSHGSSMMSGGLFNIKLEGTGMVAITTHYTPMTLEVKPGQPVMTDPNATVAWSGGLSPSLKTNIDFKTLIGKDSGETYQMKFEGEGFVILQPYEEVYDFSSN